The following is a genomic window from Bombina bombina isolate aBomBom1 chromosome 3, aBomBom1.pri, whole genome shotgun sequence.
agcaGAGCGGAgacatcttcagatgagccgaagcggagccatcctcttcttcccgacgactaacgacgaatgaaggttcctttaagggacgtcatccaagatggcgtcccttcaattccaattggctgataggattctatcagccaatcggaattaaggtaggaaaaatctgattggctgatgctatcagccaatcaaattgaagttctatctgattggctgatccaatcagccaatcagattgagctcgcattctattggctgttccgatcagccaatagaatgcgagctcaatctgattggctgattggatcagccaatcggattgaacttcaatctgattggctgatagcatcagccaatcagatttttcctaccttaattccgattggctaatagaatcctatcagccaataggaattgaagggaccccattttggatgacgtcccttaaaggaaccttcattcgtcgtcgggaagaagaggatggctccgcgtcggctcgtctgaagatggctccgctccgctccggatggatgaagattgaagacgccgcatggatgaagacttctatcggatggaagacctcttcagcgcgcCTGGATGTTGActacaatcggatggaagactgcttcagcgccccttggatgatgacttctgccgctccggatctcttcttcggttccatcggtggtcggctggctgaagacggctcaaggtaggatgatcttcagggggctagtgttaggttaatttaaggggggtttgggttagattaggggtatgtgggtggtgggttttaatgttgggggggtagtatttttattttacaggcaaaagagctgttttctttggggcatgccgcgcaaaaggcccttttaagggctggtaaggtaatagagctggtaactttttaatgtagaatagggtagggacattttttatttttaggggctttgttattttattagggggcttagattaggtgtaagtagcttaaaattgttgtaatatttttaaaatgtctgtaacttatttttttattttttgtaacttagctttttttattttttgtactttagttagtttatttaatttaatttaattgtagttacttgtaggtaatttatttaattaatttaatgatagtgtagtgttaggtttaattgtaacttaggttaggatttattttataggtaattttgtatttcttttagctaggtagttattaaatagttaataactatttaataactattctaactagctaaaataaatacaaagttacctgtaaaataaatataaatcctaaaatagctacaatgtaattattaattacattgtagctatcttagggtttattttacaggtaaatatttagttttaaataggaataatttatttaatgatagtgtagtgttaggtgtaattgtaacttaggttagtttttattttacaggtaaatttctctttattttaactaggtagctattaaatagttattaactatttaatagctattgtacctagttaaaataaattgaaatttgcctgtaaaataaaaataaatcctaagatagctacaatataattattaattatattgtagctatattattgtttattttaaaggtaagtatttagttttaaataggattcatttagttaataagagaaatattatttagatttatttaattaatatttaagttaggggggtgttaggattagtgttagacttaggtttagggattaataattttattacagtggcggcggtgtagggggggcaggataggggttaataaatgtattataggtggcgacggtgtagggggggcaggataggggttaataaatttattataggtggcgacggtgtaggggggcaggataggggttaatacatttattataggtggcgatggtatagggggggcaggatagtggttaataaatttattatagtggcggcggtgtaggggaaggataggggttaataggtataatgtacgtggcggcggggtccgggagcgggggtttaggggttaatacatatattatagttgcggcggggaccaggagcggcggtttaggggttaacatatttattatagcttgcagcggtttgaaaaccaggtacgctgggccggaaaagtgccgagcgtacctgcaaaagtagtcagattgttccgaacttgtgtgcagaacatctgtagtgatgtaagcatcgatctgtgtcggacagagTCCGGCGGATAGAAGATTACGTCAaataattctacttttgccggtgtctagggcttgataactaaggcgaatcagcctcgccacaaatacgctgcggaattccagcgtatttgaggttgacggcttgataactaggggcttaTAGCTCAGGCCCAGCCGGTAGTCTTGGGAGTAGCATAAGCATTTCTTCCACATCCAAAACATCTAGTCAAAAGAAGTACTGAATGCCCCATTCTGACAAATCTGAAACATAAACTACTGAGTATACATTGACAGTTTTATCTCTGCATTTAATTTCTGAAAATATTCTATGACAGAAACAGAAACAAATTGTAAAGAGAAAGAATCTGTCTTCCTAATGCACCTACCTAACAATTTGATGCTGATATTGTCACTGTACAAGCAGTAGTGTATAGCTCAGATTATTTGCACTAATTTCTATTTGGAGTGGGTATTTTCATCTTTTCTGCATGTCTGCACTGAAGTTGAATGGACATTCAGATTGGAAAATTAAGAGGTTATATCAAATTACTGTGCATTAAAATATACCTATAATATAAGAAATGTGTTGCAATTTGGATAATTTTCTTGAAAAGTATATTTCAAACAATAGTAAAAAACGGATGaaaaacatatgaaaaaaatatactCTTTACACATTTTGGAATGTATTGCTTGCATAACAATGTAATCACTTCTTTCCAATTGCAAAATATCTCTTTAAATTCtcctttttttcttcaataaactaCAATTTATCTATGCCTAAACCGTTGTTGGTACTTTTTCTGCAGCTAGATATTAATAGTAATAAAACTATGTCAACCAGAAATGCGTCAACCATAACttgataaaaaaaagtacaataaaactGAATGTAATTTTTACAGAATGCACATTATTTCCATGGGATAAAATATGATACAAAtttgttttgacggctaacacattTAAAGGGGCTTCatagatacagatagagcataaaattttaaacaactttccaattgacttctattatcaaatttgcttcattctcttggtatcacttgttgaaggagcagcaattggcTACTGATAGTTAACTAAACATTTTGGGTGagcccaggggcggaactacagggggtacaGAGGCCGCAAccgaggggggggggcagcttttcaataaaaaaatgttgacctgccactgcctccACTGatctcatgtgagtgtgatgtgatgcttcactagagtctctgtctctgactacaggggttagtgtttctgttttacccattggtgtttatgtgtgtatgtgtgtatgtatgtatgtatgtatgtatgggactgtgtgtatatttatgcatgtatgtgtgtgtgtatatttgtggaaccagcaaatgacagaccttgttactacagcatggggggacagggggtaaacagtgccattataaagtaccactatatacagtatgggggggtctggaccatgtcacagactactgcggTCACTTTATAAAGAAGTGGGGCAGGTAGGATCAGGCTAGCCATCTCaacggcagattacagactatggGGGATATATATCAAAGgtatgtcagacctgatccgacagtgtggatcaggtccgacatacctcgctgaatgcggagagcaatacgctctccatattcatcattgcaccagaagttcttgtgagctgttagtgcaacgccgccccctgcagattcacagccaatcggcccctatcagggggtgtcaatcaacccaatcgtactcgattgggttgaattccgacgATCTCTGTCCGTCTTTCAGAGCGGGCGGACGGCGTAAGgtcaggaggctgcattcctttgaccAATTCCCTTAACCCCGATTCAAAACACTTATTCCATTTTAACGTATCTAAATCTTATATAAAATAACCACACGGACACAGTTGCTATGgcaaaatgtggaaaggtcacgatttattaaattaaatgaattttgccacctttacgCTTTGTATTGCAAAATTCAGCCGTAAATCAAATTTAAAACACCAAACAATGCCACTGCATTAACCAAGAATTTTGGGACCCACATCTAGGGGGGGTGGTggaccacaaccccccccccccccggcagggCAGGAGGAGAAgcgagaacccacggcatagccagCCCCTTAGATAGACCactggatcacccctcagggcttagtatgccgcgggatcctctcTCACCCCTTCTGCCCCGCCCACATGCCGGACCCGAACTTTACTGCCACCAAAAGAGCCCCTCTTTCGGCCAACACAATTCCACCTTCTGTGACCTtttccttacctttaccaactctTGGCACATCCCTTTGATGTCCACCAGCAGTTGGTCATTTCCTTCATCCGTCAAGTGTACCCCATCTCATCTGAATAGCTCCTACTTTTTTCAtgtgagagaagggtctgtcaatcaccccaagcaagTGTGTTTTGTGGGGATTTgaatccaccacctcagaggtggtagagAGTTAGAAAGCATTGGTCTGATGGCCGCTGCTTCTGACATTGCGGAAACCTGCCTCGTTGCTTACGTTACTTAATACATTGAACTGTAAGCCTATTAGGTAgcagttttatataaataacaccaaaattttttttatctttaaataaaagcACTTAAAATAGGGTGGTGCTGTTATTTTAAACACACATATAGTTATGCAACCTTCAAAACAACTGCTTGATGAATGTGAATACAGTAACTGTCAAGTTCATATATCATGTCAAGGCAAATAATAAACTCATAAGGTAGGAAAAACTGTGTTTAGAAGTAAATCATAATCATTAGCTGGTACCTGATTATTTTTACTACTTAAAAATATCCCCCTAGATTCTTGATTGGTAATCTGATAAACATTAGAACCGCATATATTCAAAtgagcatatatataaatatatatatatacatatgtatatatgtatgtatatatatatatatatatatatatatatatatatatatatatatatatatatatatatatatatatatatatatatatactgtatatacacacacacacacaaaacacagacaTGGACCGTACTCTCAAACTGGACAGGGTATACATCCTAAGTCACTGTTACCCGACAGCACTGAACACTTACAGACAGCTGTAAAGTTCCCTGCAACTCAGACAGTTAACCCTTTCAGTAGCCTGGGTGACAGGCTCAATGGGaaacttacaaaaaatatcaacacaACACAAAGAAAACCTGGTGCTTGCTAGCAGGCACacaataatatttaaaagcaaaaaacaggagagtcagttgcatttggcaCCAAGTGGTAtgagcccaggaccacatcaaggtctctccccttCTGGGACCCTAAACAAGCAGCCACACAATATAttctttcaaacaaacaaactgtgaaccacccagggtgacacaggcattTGTAATTTCCCTaagtacatacaaaacacagaaatagaccacactctcagactggacagggtacacatcctaagtcactgtgAACCCACAGCCCTGGACacttacagacagctgtacagtttcAAGCAGTTAACCCCTATATTTATACATCCATACATTTTATATAGACTGTTTAATGAAGTAAATTATAAGTTAAATTATGCAAGGCAAACagaaaatttgaaaaataataaagtaagTCAACACCTGTAATTTAACATTGCTAGAATGATGAAATATTTAAGTTGTGATTTTAATTATTCCTCATAAACTGCATTAAAAATGATGTTTTATAGATGGGAAATACCAGTAAATGCttatcttttgtaattttttaggtgTGTAGCTGTCTCAGTTTCTGTGAATGCAGGAAGAATTAACTGCACTGCCAGCATTTTAGGCTCATAAAAAAACAATGATAGGGTCTTTTTTTAGGCTACAAGACAGCCAAACCCATTTGCCTAAATATAAAAGGAGCAgttggctgattttaaattcacAGGGACATAACTGAGGTTGCTCTGTTGTCTGCTCCATCATTGATTTTTCCTCAAAATTGGCTTGAATTTTTTAAGCGCACCATGTCTCAACAAACCATTCGCTCAGGCAAAACCTTCAGCTCATCTTCAGTATGCTTACCCAAGAATGTGAGCAGGTTCACTGTCAGTTCTTCGGCTTCAAGAAGAGGAGTAGGCTCAGGTGCAAGGCTGCAACCATCCTATAGCAGCAGAAGTGCTTACAATGTTGGATCAAGAGGAAGTAGGATTTCTGTTGGAAGCCATCAGTTGGGTCAAGGTGGATATGGTTTCGGTTATGGTTCTGGGTCTGGTCTTGGATCTGGTTTTGGATCTGGAATTGGTTATGGCATTGGTGGAGGTGTCTATGGATCAGTTTGCCCTCCTGGAGGTATTACAGCAGTCACTGTTAACCATAGTCTCCTTACACCACTGAATTTGGAGATTGACCCAAATATCGAGAGAGTGAGGAAAGATGAGAAGGATCAGATTAAGGGTCTTAATAATAAATTTGCCACTTTTATTGACAAGGTAAGATAATCTTAGTGGTCCACTCCTATCATCtttgagaaaaaaataatgtaCTAAGCTTTCAATTTTACTGGTTGTGATTTTTTCATATTCTTATTGAAAGTctgctatttaaatattatatttattatatgcttTCATCCTGTAATTTccgaaaaaagaaaagcaaaacaggTTTTTACATTATCTGCATATTTCCTTTTTAGGTCCGATTTTTAGAGCAGCAAAATAAGATGCTTGAGACTAAATGGGATttactacaacaacaaaaaactgctAGAAGTAATGTTGAACCTATATTTGAAGCTTTCATCAGCAACTTAAGGAGACAGCTTGATAGCTTAGTATCTGAGAAAGCACGTCTTGAGGGAGACAGGAAATCCGTAGAAGATGCAGTAGAGGAATTCAAGAGAAAGTAAGAAATGAATGCTATACATTGCTTTCATATTACAAAATGTATCAAACTGACTGAATCACACTGACATCTTATTTTAGGTATGAAGATGAAATCAATAAACGCACAAGTGCAGAAAATGAATTTGTAGTACTGAAGAAGGTATAGTGATTGAGAAATATATTTGTGTGAAAACGTAAGCaacataatacaaaaatatatacaatatatagctcTGTTCTACTTTTAAACACTTTATAGGATGTTGATGCTGCTTTTATGAATAAGACTGAACTTCAAGCTAAGGTGGACAATTTGACAGATGAGATCAACTTCTTGCAAAATCTCTTTGAGGcggtaaatagaaaaatatatttataatgtttttaattgAAACACTGGTTATTCTGGATGGAAAGATTATTTGTTTGACAACTGACACAATTCCAAACTATTATTTCCCTTATTTTATTTACAGGAAATATGTCAGCTGCAGGCTCAAATCTCAGACACCTCAGTTGTGGTTTCTATGGATAACAACAGAGACTTAAATCTGGACAGTATCATTTCTGAGGTGAAATGTCAGTATGAAGAAATTGCTAACAGGAGCCGAGCGGAAGCTGAATCCTGGTACCAAAGTAAAGTGAGTAAATTTCTCTGAGAGACACGAAAAAGAAAGTAATGTTTAATTTGTGTAGTTAAAAACATAACTCTAGtataaacttatttatatttttcctcctttcctgtaatttgtttTCAGTTATTGGGTTCTAGAGATAATATGTTTCAATAtatgtgaagatatatatatatatatatatatatatatatatatcttttattcctTATTCAACCAAGCATCCcactgtttgttttgtttgttttaacatAATTCCATTTTGTATATCTTCTGAAATTATAATTCCCAAGACAATTTCATGTACTTATGTTATTAGTAAAATACATACAATTCTGTATTTTAATCTTTCAGTATTTATTTCCTAATTTATAGGTTTTGAACTTTAGACTTTAGATCTTTCTTTTAAGGAATGTCATACTTTCAGTATATATACTCATAGAATCACTAGAAACGTTACTACTTATGGTACCCAGCCTATACATCTACCTAATTACTTAAATTACTCTGCCAATGTTCTATCTACTTAGCTATCCTAGTTGAAGATAACGATTATGAACTAGTTGATTATGTAatgcagtataaattactttgcaaaaatctaaataatataaatatactaacccctatGGGTCTACCACTTCAGCTACTGCatcaaatttttttatatattttttccataaacATGCAATTCTGTTTTTCAAGAAACAGAATATAATGTAAGAATATACTGTATttgctaaaaatgtaaaatatacacaatattttagttttttatatttataatcatAATTTTCCATATTTGCTCATAATAAATATCTGAAGTGTTGCATATTGTAATGGTATGTAAGCACTGCTAAGATTATTTGATGTTATTAATAAATTATCTGCTTTCATCTTTGTCTTAAGTATGAAGAGCTGCGGCTTACTGCCGGAAGACACGGGGATGACCTGCGAAACACCAAAAATGAAATTGCTGACCTCAACCGTCTTATTCATAGATTTAAGGGAGAGATTGAGAATGTGAAAGCACAGGTAAAATCATTTTACacctcatatatacatatttacaagtAAAAAGGATATTGGTCTTTCATCTTTAAAAAGAGCAGTTTAAGATGTGATTTTTTTTAAGtaacaaaaacatatttaaatcttCTTCTTCCATATTCATGTTGGATGCTTCCTACTACTGATCATTAGCAGATAGATAGGTCTTACTAATGCTCAATCTGACAGCAATAGACACATGACAGAAAT
Proteins encoded in this region:
- the LOC128654432 gene encoding keratin, type II cytoskeletal cochleal-like, coding for MSQQTIRSGKTFSSSSVCLPKNVSRFTVSSSASRRGVGSGARLQPSYSSRSAYNVGSRGSRISVGSHQLGQGGYGFGYGSGSGLGSGFGSGIGYGIGGGVYGSVCPPGGITAVTVNHSLLTPLNLEIDPNIERVRKDEKDQIKGLNNKFATFIDKVRFLEQQNKMLETKWDLLQQQKTARSNVEPIFEAFISNLRRQLDSLVSEKARLEGDRKSVEDAVEEFKRKYEDEINKRTSAENEFVVLKKDVDAAFMNKTELQAKVDNLTDEINFLQNLFEAEICQLQAQISDTSVVVSMDNNRDLNLDSIISEVKCQYEEIANRSRAEAESWYQSKYEELRLTAGRHGDDLRNTKNEIADLNRLIHRFKGEIENVKAQRNKLESAIKEAEDRGEMAVKDAKNKLTDLEDALQKAKQDMAALLRDYQELMNVKLALDIEIATYRKLLEGEESRLCRDGAGSVSISVVSSSVGGSYNTVGSGGSGSGFYHDGGLSSGTGVIGGTRFSSGSGFSSGGSGFVSRGNYSSGPAGSPGSSISISSTSKTSSQKKY